The DNA sequence TATTTGCCATCCTGGCTGGGTAAAAGTGACATCTAGTACCTCCAGTTCTCCTACCAGATGCCAGCAGCTCCGTGTTCTGAGTACTGGGAAACAGGAGGACGCACACATAGTCCCCACTTCACAGGACTTCCATTCCATTATCAGGGCACTTTTCCTGGATCATTTCACAAACTTCCTGATCCCTTATAGGTGAGTGCAAATTTGAATGACTTCCAGGCATCCCCCAAACATTTTAGATACCAAGCATAAAGGCCAGTCTGCCTTTTAAATGTGATAGAAAGTGGAAGAGACAAAAGCCATGAGTGGTACAggctgtaatccctgcacttgacaGTCAACAAGATGGCAaatttggggctagcctgggcttaacagtgagattgtctcaaaaagcaaaaactaaacaatgaaaaaagagtgACAAGAACCATGAGCTACCTCACTTTTGTCTCTCTTTAGGCACCATGGCTAGCAACTGTGAGGCCTCACATTGTTCACCAGTGTTGTAAGCAAAGGGCAGAGGAAGGTTACCCACTCGATGGCAGCCCCAGCACATACCCAGGAGCTGCTTCCCTCTCTGGGACCTGCACAATGGCCATCGTGGTGGCTTCTAGTCAATGTCCTTTCAGCCTCATTCTCTTTTGGATTTCTGCATTTCTCACTGACACATAATCCAAAGAGTATagtaggctttcttttgggccactaaccagctcccaaatcgtgACGCAGAGACATTATTAGTTATacatgctcagccttatcttacgCTTGTTCACTagtcttataacttaatttaacctgatgtcttcatctacattttgtctaGGGACTTTTTAacttcctttcattctgtatgtcctactccatgtctgcTGGCTggtagctgcctggctggcccctggtgtctccttctctccctcattctcttctcccttcttaaccctagatttctcctcctacttattctctctgcccgacagccctgcctctccttctactgcctagctgttggctatttagctttctattagaccaatcaggtaccttaggcaggcaaggtgaaacagcaacagttaaacaaatacaacccatctttgcctagttaaagtaatattccacagcaaaagATCAGTGTCTGGGTCACACTATCATCTAAGGGGAAAGGCTCTAGTCTATCTCCACTGGGGAGCAGATTCCCTGGTGACCAGGATGTCCTATTTCTAACATTGCTTCTGCCCTATCCTCAAACCCTCAAGGAACATCCAGAACAGGTGATTCCACAGGCTTCTCAGAAACATTTTGCACGGCAGTAGTTCCGCAGTCAGCCCGCTGACCTGTTGGCCTCTGTCATCTGGACCTGGCTCACGCCTGCAGGCAGTTCTTGCTGTCTTGTGTTTGTCTTGTTGAAACCTTTCCCATTTCCGTTTTCGCTCTCACTTCCTGGCAGGGATCCTGGCAGAGCAGTTTGTTCCAGACGGGCCTCACCTCCACCTCTACCATGAAAATCAATGGACAAAGCTAATGAACTGGCAGCATAGCACCATGTACCTCTTCTTTGGTGTCTCCGGACTCATCGACATGCTCACCTACCTTTACTTCAACATTGTGCCCCTGGGAGTAGACAGAGTGATTTTAGCTATGGCAGTATTCAATGAAGGTAAATtggatggagaaagggaaagaaaaatggataaattgAATTTACCAGAGatcaaactttaaaagaaatattaatgtATAATGACTTTCTCAGAAAATCAATTCTCAAGACATATTATACGTGTGTGGGGGTGTTCACTCATTCATCCAACTTCTGACAAACCAGTACCATAGCTGACCTATTACCCCTACTCTGTATTGCTTGTTATGGATCTGCAGACAGATATATTATTTTATCGTCTCAACAGACCCACAAAGTGAACAGTCTGCATGTGTTTGCTGCTGGTTAATGTCATGTAAACTGGCTTCCTGAAATGCTAAAGAACATTGATTTAAGTATAGGGGGGGAATTCCAATAATCGGGAAAGGCCAGAGTGATCTTAAGTAGAAACAAGCAAGTTTCTGATAGTTATCATTGTTTGTACAGGTTTTCTCTTCTATTACCACGTTCACAACCGACCTCCACTGGACCAGCACATCCACTCACTCCTgctctttggtttgtttggagCAAGTTTCAGTATCTTCCTGGAGGTGATCTTACGGGATAATATTGTGCTGGAGCTTTTCCGAACCAGTCTCCTTATTCTTCAGGGAACCTGGTTCTGGCAGGTAATCATCCACATTCAAGCTCTTCATATGGTCTGGGTTGAGAAGCCCCCTCGGAAATGCCCAAGTGACTCGTTGCCTGAAAATACAGCAGATAAAGTGGGGTCGGGGGTGAGGGTGTGTATCTGGTCCAGATGACCTTTTTATCCCCACACCACCCTTGACCTATGCGATTTTTCCCCACTAATAGCTTGCTGGTACACTGTATTTactaaatacacatataaaatgcaAGCCCCAaagtttagttatttttaaatcaccCTATACAACAACCAAACTTAACTTTCCTGTGAATAGGGTTTGTGTGTGACTCATGCAGGAATTGAGGTAGTGTAGAACACAGAGTCACTCTGCGGGCCTTGGAGACAACCGGATTGCTTCGCAGACAACCAACCAGAAGCTTTCTCCTCTACTCCTACAGATTGGATTTGTCCTGTTCCCCCCATTTGGAACACCAGAATGGGACC is a window from the Onychomys torridus unplaced genomic scaffold, mOncTor1.1, whole genome shotgun sequence genome containing:
- the LOC118576132 gene encoding transmembrane protein 45B, producing the protein MANFKGHALPGSFFLIFGLWWSVKYPMKYFHQRGLKKNRLSQQQQRIEIIEGAVKTLFAVIGILAEQFVPDGPHLHLYHENQWTKLMNWQHSTMYLFFGVSGLIDMLTYLYFNIVPLGVDRVILAMAVFNEGFLFYYHVHNRPPLDQHIHSLLLFGLFGASFSIFLEVILRDNIVLELFRTSLLILQGTWFWQIGFVLFPPFGTPEWDQKDMDNVMFITMCFCWHYLVALCITAINYSLVYCFLSRVKRHAEGEIIGIQKLKSDHTYQSALLSGSDEE